From Polynucleobacter difficilis, a single genomic window includes:
- the gcvH gene encoding glycine cleavage system protein GcvH: MTNAKPNYLFADTHEWADLQSDGLVWVGISDHAQIALGDVVFLETPAVGAVVEQGNACAVIESVKAASDIHAPVSGTVVAVNSAAIDAPETINQDPYGTWLFKIQTVSVESQTQELARLHSLAQYESTLN, translated from the coding sequence ATGACGAACGCAAAGCCCAATTACCTTTTTGCCGACACCCATGAGTGGGCAGATCTTCAATCCGACGGCCTCGTCTGGGTTGGCATTAGTGATCATGCTCAAATCGCTTTAGGTGATGTTGTTTTTCTGGAGACTCCCGCTGTTGGAGCGGTGGTTGAGCAAGGTAACGCATGCGCCGTTATTGAATCGGTGAAGGCGGCGAGTGACATTCATGCTCCGGTATCCGGAACCGTGGTTGCAGTTAATTCAGCGGCCATTGACGCACCCGAAACAATTAATCAGGACCCGTACGGAACTTGGTTATTTAAAATCCAAACTGTCAGCGTTGAATCTCAAACGCAAGAGCTTGCGCGCCTTCATTCCCTCGCGCAATACGAATCCACATTAAATTAA
- a CDS encoding F0F1 ATP synthase subunit epsilon, which translates to MSTIRVDVVSAEQSIFSGEAKFVALPGENGELGILRGHTPLITRIRPGSVRIEKADGDEEFVFVAGGYLEVQPDHVTVLADTAIRGHDLDEAKALEAKKRAEEAMQNRGSDFDLALAQSEFAMAAAQLAAIARFRRKR; encoded by the coding sequence ATGTCTACCATTCGCGTCGATGTTGTTAGTGCGGAGCAATCCATTTTTAGTGGAGAGGCAAAGTTTGTTGCCCTCCCCGGAGAAAATGGTGAGCTCGGCATTTTGCGTGGGCACACCCCGCTAATAACGCGCATTCGCCCTGGTTCGGTGCGCATTGAAAAAGCCGATGGTGATGAAGAATTTGTTTTCGTGGCAGGCGGCTACTTAGAGGTGCAGCCTGATCACGTCACAGTGCTTGCCGATACGGCCATTCGTGGCCATGATTTAGATGAAGCAAAAGCCCTTGAGGCAAAAAAGCGTGCAGAAGAGGCCATGCAAAATCGCGGCAGCGATTTTGATTTGGCCTTAGCGCAATCTGAATTTGCTATGGCTGCTGCACAGTTAGCAGCTATTGCCCGGTTTCGGCGCAAAAGATAA
- the hemE gene encoding uroporphyrinogen decarboxylase has product MLLNDRFIKACLGQSVDRTPLWLMRQAGRYLPEYNATRAKAGSFLSLAKTPAYATEVTLQPLDRYPLDAAILFSDILTIPDAMGLGLQFTAGEGPSFQHPLRTEADVKKLRVADMGELTYVFDAVSEIRKALIQDSKQRVPLIGFSGSPWTLACYMIDGSSADEFRHAKTMMFDRPDLLERILEVNIQSVAAYLTEQVKAGAQALMIFDTWGGMLPDGWYQQVSLAAMQKVIALLPREHEGQRIPVIIFTKGGGLWIEDMAQVGADAIGLDWTISLSRARKALLAAGKPLAIQGNLDPLILFSSPEKIAQEAGKLLTDLAGAPALKPGLHPLDGHVFNLGHGISQFTPPESVTALAQAVIEHSQKLRR; this is encoded by the coding sequence ATGCTTCTAAACGATCGGTTTATTAAAGCCTGTCTTGGACAGTCGGTTGATCGCACGCCGCTGTGGCTAATGCGTCAAGCAGGACGCTATCTCCCTGAATACAATGCGACACGGGCAAAGGCCGGTAGTTTTTTAAGCCTTGCTAAAACCCCGGCATACGCAACGGAAGTCACCCTTCAGCCTTTGGATCGCTATCCACTGGATGCGGCCATTTTGTTTTCGGACATTTTGACGATCCCGGATGCGATGGGGCTTGGATTGCAATTTACGGCAGGCGAAGGCCCCAGCTTCCAGCACCCACTGCGCACCGAGGCGGACGTAAAAAAATTACGCGTTGCGGACATGGGTGAGTTGACCTACGTGTTTGATGCCGTATCTGAAATTCGTAAAGCATTAATTCAAGATAGTAAGCAACGTGTGCCCTTGATTGGCTTTTCAGGAAGCCCTTGGACCTTGGCGTGCTACATGATTGATGGCTCAAGCGCCGATGAATTTCGTCACGCTAAAACCATGATGTTTGATCGCCCCGATTTATTGGAGCGCATTCTCGAGGTTAATATTCAGTCGGTCGCTGCTTATCTCACAGAGCAAGTGAAGGCAGGAGCGCAAGCCCTAATGATCTTTGATACGTGGGGCGGCATGCTGCCAGACGGTTGGTACCAGCAGGTATCGTTGGCTGCGATGCAAAAAGTAATTGCCCTGTTGCCCAGAGAACACGAAGGTCAACGCATCCCGGTCATCATTTTCACCAAAGGCGGCGGTCTGTGGATTGAAGACATGGCCCAGGTTGGCGCAGATGCGATTGGGCTCGATTGGACTATTTCCTTAAGCCGTGCTCGTAAAGCCCTCTTGGCAGCCGGCAAGCCACTGGCGATTCAAGGAAACCTAGACCCATTAATTCTGTTTTCTAGCCCAGAGAAGATTGCCCAAGAAGCAGGTAAGTTGCTGACTGATTTGGCTGGTGCGCCAGCATTAAAGCCCGGACTGCATCCCTTAGATGGCCACGTTTTTAATCTGGGCCATGGCATTTCCCAATTTACCCCTCCCGAAAGCGTCACTGCCCTAGCCCAAGCGGTTATTGAGCATTCGCAAAAACTTCGCCGATAA
- the atpA gene encoding F0F1 ATP synthase subunit alpha, protein MQLNPSEISELIKSRISEMGVDSQLRNQGTVISVTDGICRVYGLSGVMQGEMLEFPGNTIGLALNLERDSVGAVVLGEYTHIKEGDPVKCTGRILEVPVGPELLGRVVNALGQPIDGKGPVNAKLTDFIEKVAPGVIARQSVSQPVQTGLKAIDAMVPIGRGQRELIIGDRQTGKTAVAVDAIINQKGKGVYCVYVAIGQKASTIANVVRKLTELGAMEYTVVVAASASESAAMQYLSAYAGCTMGEYFRDRGEDALIVYDDLTKQAVAYRQISLLLRRPPGREAYPGDVFYLHSRLLERAARVNADYVEKFTNGAVKGKTGSLTALPIIETQAGDVSAFVPTNVISITDGQIFLETDLFNAGVRPAINAGISVSRVGGAAQTKVIKKLSGGIRTDLAQYRELAAFAQFASDLDDATRKQLERGKRVTELCKQAQYKPLQVWEMAASLYAMNNGYFDDLEVKHVLAFEKGLQDHLKSKYADLVGRIEETKDLSKDDEAALRAAIEDYKRSASF, encoded by the coding sequence ATGCAACTGAACCCTTCCGAGATCAGCGAACTGATCAAGAGCCGAATTAGTGAAATGGGAGTTGACTCCCAGCTGCGCAACCAAGGCACCGTTATTTCAGTAACCGACGGTATTTGCCGCGTATATGGTTTGTCTGGCGTGATGCAAGGAGAAATGTTGGAGTTCCCTGGCAACACCATCGGCCTTGCGCTGAACTTAGAGCGTGATTCAGTCGGTGCGGTGGTGCTGGGTGAGTACACCCATATCAAAGAAGGCGATCCAGTTAAATGCACAGGACGCATCTTAGAAGTTCCAGTTGGTCCGGAACTACTCGGCCGCGTTGTAAACGCCCTTGGTCAGCCGATCGACGGCAAGGGCCCAGTAAACGCTAAGTTAACCGACTTTATTGAAAAAGTAGCTCCAGGCGTAATCGCTCGTCAATCGGTTAGCCAGCCAGTACAAACTGGTTTGAAAGCGATTGATGCCATGGTTCCAATTGGCCGCGGTCAGCGCGAGCTCATCATTGGCGACCGCCAGACTGGTAAGACCGCAGTTGCTGTGGATGCAATCATTAACCAAAAAGGCAAAGGCGTCTATTGCGTTTATGTTGCGATTGGTCAAAAAGCATCTACCATTGCTAACGTAGTGCGCAAGCTAACAGAGCTCGGCGCAATGGAATACACCGTAGTAGTTGCTGCTAGCGCATCGGAATCCGCCGCAATGCAATACCTCTCTGCATATGCTGGTTGCACCATGGGTGAATATTTCCGCGATCGTGGTGAAGATGCTTTGATTGTGTATGACGACTTAACTAAGCAAGCCGTTGCCTATCGTCAAATTTCCTTGTTACTCCGCCGCCCACCAGGCCGCGAAGCATATCCCGGCGACGTGTTTTATCTCCACTCCCGTTTATTAGAGCGCGCTGCTCGTGTGAACGCCGATTACGTTGAGAAGTTCACCAATGGCGCTGTAAAAGGCAAGACCGGCTCACTAACAGCCCTACCCATTATTGAAACCCAAGCGGGTGACGTATCTGCCTTCGTCCCAACCAACGTAATTTCGATTACCGACGGTCAGATCTTCTTAGAGACCGACCTCTTTAATGCGGGCGTACGCCCAGCGATTAACGCTGGTATTTCAGTATCCCGCGTGGGTGGCGCTGCACAAACCAAAGTAATTAAAAAACTGTCTGGCGGTATTCGTACTGACTTGGCGCAGTACCGTGAGTTAGCTGCGTTTGCACAGTTTGCATCTGACCTTGATGATGCAACTCGCAAACAGCTCGAGCGTGGCAAGCGCGTTACAGAGTTGTGTAAACAGGCGCAGTACAAGCCTTTGCAAGTTTGGGAAATGGCGGCCTCACTTTATGCAATGAATAACGGCTACTTTGACGATCTCGAAGTAAAGCATGTATTGGCGTTTGAAAAAGGCTTGCAAGATCACCTCAAATCAAAATATGCAGACTTAGTTGGACGCATTGAAGAAACGAAAGACTTGAGCAAAGACGATGAAGCTGCTTTACGTGCTGCAATTGAGGACTACAAGCGCTCGGCCTCCTTCTAA
- the atpE gene encoding F0F1 ATP synthase subunit C, which yields MQEFLANIQGLTAIGIGLIIGLGALGACLGIGLMGGKFIEGAARQPELMNELQTKMFLLAGLIDAAFLIGVGVAMLFAFANPLLAVIK from the coding sequence ATGCAAGAATTTTTAGCAAACATTCAAGGTTTAACTGCAATCGGCATCGGCCTCATTATTGGTTTGGGCGCACTAGGCGCATGTCTAGGCATTGGCCTTATGGGCGGAAAATTTATTGAAGGCGCCGCACGTCAGCCCGAGTTAATGAATGAACTGCAAACCAAAATGTTCTTGTTAGCCGGCCTGATTGACGCTGCTTTCTTGATCGGCGTCGGTGTTGCAATGTTGTTTGCGTTTGCAAACCCATTATTGGCCGTCATTAAGTAA
- a CDS encoding F0F1 ATP synthase subunit delta, with translation MADLATIARPYAEALFSSVKPADLGSSMVQLTELAQLAAMPDVSVLANNPKISAEDLSKLLSGMVKTKLDDKVSAFLRLINQNHRLAALPEIAAQFELLKNQSEGAAEILITSAFPLEGDALNSLLASLKKRFGGKELRPTIEVDPSLIGGVRIQVGDEVLDSTVKAQLATMQASLSA, from the coding sequence ATGGCTGATTTAGCTACCATTGCACGCCCCTACGCTGAGGCGCTTTTCTCAAGCGTTAAGCCTGCAGATCTGGGCTCTTCAATGGTTCAGTTAACTGAACTTGCGCAGTTGGCGGCGATGCCGGATGTGTCGGTGTTAGCCAATAATCCTAAAATTTCGGCAGAAGATCTCAGCAAGCTACTGAGCGGAATGGTTAAGACTAAATTGGACGACAAAGTTAGCGCTTTTTTGCGTTTGATTAATCAAAACCATCGCTTGGCAGCATTACCCGAAATTGCAGCCCAATTTGAGTTGTTGAAAAATCAAAGTGAAGGCGCTGCAGAGATTCTCATTACCAGTGCGTTTCCGCTTGAAGGTGATGCATTAAACAGTTTGTTGGCGAGCTTGAAAAAGCGCTTTGGCGGTAAGGAGTTGCGCCCAACGATTGAAGTGGACCCCAGCTTAATTGGCGGCGTCCGCATTCAAGTTGGTGATGAGGTATTGGACAGCACAGTTAAGGCCCAGTTGGCCACAATGCAAGCAAGCCTAAGCGCATAA
- the atpB gene encoding F0F1 ATP synthase subunit A, which yields MASAVTGAPNEPLTPTAYIAEHLQNLNNIGGAQTSIIDFSVINLDTIFWTLAMGLLTVGFLLLAARRASPGVPGRFQALIEMLVEMVETQSKSIVHGDRSYIAPLALFVFCWIILLNTLDLVPVDWVVGVNHFFENFGIHVPHHKLVPTTDLNATLGMSFAVLLLVFYYSFKVKGLGGFVHELLSAPFGAKWYLAPFNLVLNIIEYIAKGVSLGMRLFGNMYAGELIFLLIALLGSIWTFSLDLSVLGLVGHVIAGSAWAIFHILVILLQAFIFMMLTLVYIGQAHSHH from the coding sequence ATGGCAAGTGCAGTAACTGGAGCTCCTAATGAGCCATTAACGCCAACAGCGTACATTGCAGAGCATTTGCAAAATTTAAACAATATTGGCGGAGCCCAAACGTCAATTATTGATTTCAGCGTAATTAATTTAGACACTATTTTTTGGACCCTCGCAATGGGCCTATTAACGGTTGGATTTTTGCTCCTTGCCGCACGGCGCGCAAGCCCGGGAGTGCCTGGACGCTTCCAGGCGTTAATCGAAATGCTAGTCGAAATGGTTGAAACGCAATCCAAAAGCATTGTTCACGGCGACCGAAGCTACATTGCACCTCTGGCGCTTTTTGTATTCTGCTGGATCATTTTGTTAAACACGCTGGATCTTGTTCCCGTAGATTGGGTGGTAGGCGTGAACCACTTCTTTGAAAATTTTGGCATTCATGTGCCGCACCATAAGCTAGTCCCGACGACCGATTTAAATGCGACTTTAGGCATGTCTTTCGCGGTTTTGTTGCTGGTTTTTTACTACAGCTTCAAGGTAAAGGGCTTAGGAGGGTTTGTACACGAGCTTCTATCCGCACCATTTGGAGCAAAGTGGTATTTGGCCCCATTCAACCTTGTTCTAAACATAATCGAGTACATCGCCAAAGGGGTTTCCTTAGGCATGCGGTTGTTCGGAAATATGTATGCGGGCGAGCTAATTTTCTTGCTCATCGCCTTGCTGGGAAGCATTTGGACCTTTAGTCTCGACCTGAGTGTGCTTGGCCTTGTTGGGCACGTCATTGCAGGGTCTGCCTGGGCAATATTTCACATCCTTGTTATTTTGTTACAAGCTTTTATTTTTATGATGTTGACTTTGGTCTACATCGGCCAGGCACACAGCCACCATTAA
- the atpG gene encoding F0F1 ATP synthase subunit gamma — MASTKEIRSKIKSVQNTRKITKAMEMVAASKMRRAQERMRNARPYSEKIREIAANLAEANPEYRPTYMVEREVKNIGTILVSTDKGLCGGLNTNILRLITNQVREMQEKKIGIEFTAIGSKGLQFLNRSKAKLLSETIQLGDTPHMDTLIGAITAQLKAFERGEVDEVYLAYTRFVNAMKQEPVLEKILPLASTAIAAGKDKAASWDYIYEPDAETILDGLLKRYVEALIYQAVAENMASEQSARMVSMKAASDNAKNVIGELQLEYNKTRQAAITKELSEIVGGAAAV, encoded by the coding sequence ATGGCAAGTACAAAAGAGATACGGTCTAAGATCAAGAGCGTGCAAAACACGCGCAAGATCACGAAGGCAATGGAAATGGTCGCTGCATCGAAGATGCGGCGTGCCCAAGAGCGTATGCGCAATGCACGCCCCTATTCTGAAAAAATTAGGGAAATCGCTGCTAATTTAGCGGAAGCAAATCCCGAGTACCGCCCTACTTATATGGTGGAGCGCGAGGTTAAGAATATAGGGACAATTTTGGTAAGCACGGACAAAGGCCTCTGCGGCGGTCTCAATACCAATATATTGCGCCTGATTACAAACCAAGTTCGTGAAATGCAAGAAAAGAAGATTGGCATTGAATTTACAGCTATTGGCTCTAAAGGATTGCAATTTTTAAATCGCTCAAAAGCAAAGTTGCTGTCAGAAACGATTCAATTAGGCGACACGCCTCATATGGACACCTTGATAGGCGCCATTACTGCACAGCTCAAGGCCTTTGAGCGCGGCGAAGTAGATGAGGTTTATCTTGCATACACACGCTTTGTGAACGCGATGAAACAAGAGCCCGTATTAGAAAAGATCTTGCCGCTTGCCTCCACTGCGATTGCCGCCGGCAAAGATAAGGCAGCATCATGGGACTATATTTATGAGCCCGATGCCGAGACGATTTTGGACGGCCTGCTAAAGCGCTATGTTGAGGCTTTAATTTATCAGGCGGTTGCAGAAAACATGGCCTCAGAGCAATCTGCACGGATGGTTTCAATGAAGGCAGCGTCCGACAATGCGAAGAATGTCATTGGCGAGTTGCAATTGGAATACAACAAAACCCGTCAGGCCGCGATTACAAAAGAGCTTTCAGAGATTGTTGGTGGAGCGGCAGCGGTTTAA
- a CDS encoding F0F1 ATP synthase subunit B, producing the protein MNLNATLFAQMIVFFILWWVVARFVWPPLVKALDERATKVAEGLAAAERGKADLASASKLAEEELVRARQEGGQRVAEAEKRAQLSADEIRSNAQAEAARIINQAKQDAEQQVSRARDVLRAEVASLAVRGAEQILRREVDPKAHAALLDQLKAEL; encoded by the coding sequence GTGAATCTGAACGCGACCCTATTCGCGCAAATGATCGTCTTTTTCATTTTATGGTGGGTAGTTGCACGCTTTGTGTGGCCACCCTTAGTAAAAGCCTTGGACGAGCGCGCCACCAAAGTTGCAGAAGGCTTAGCAGCTGCTGAGCGTGGTAAGGCTGATCTTGCCTCCGCATCAAAACTGGCCGAGGAAGAGTTAGTGCGTGCCCGTCAAGAAGGCGGACAGCGCGTAGCCGAAGCAGAAAAGCGCGCACAGCTTAGTGCGGATGAGATTCGAAGTAATGCACAAGCCGAGGCAGCCCGTATTATCAATCAAGCAAAGCAAGACGCAGAACAGCAAGTTTCCCGGGCGCGCGATGTGTTGCGAGCCGAAGTTGCAAGCCTGGCTGTGCGCGGTGCCGAGCAAATTTTGCGCCGTGAAGTGGATCCAAAGGCGCACGCTGCGTTGCTAGACCAACTCAAGGCAGAGCTCTAA
- the priA gene encoding replication restart helicase PriA, which produces MISTDLSTDQQQSDTNKVSRHCYVQVVLDKPLVQGFDYIWDADELGCMPTIGQLVEVPFGRANTVAIVIKVSNHSDYEHSKLRKVSQRAPLPPLDSKTLGMLNFASQYYFSTLGEIALPSIPAYWKKPKKWQALTQKADDNELKPAKKTSNKKAAVEQKAEVPEPPSGIQKDQLNAEQTKALHHLMGDANAEQKYRAILLQGKTGSGKTAVYLNWIKAALRSDDDQALILVPEINLTPQLEKRIAEFFPDKRIAVMHSGLTEKRRGIAWQEAALGKAQIILGTRLAALAAIPNLKAIVVDEEHDASYKQQEGTRYSARDLCVWRAHQLAIPVVLASATPSLETWLAAEDGRYERIRLDTRAVSSVMPKVKLVRLNKTGTASSPGNPHLISSEVRNAVTRNLLQKKQSLVLINRRGYAPILSCSACSWLSGCSKCSSYMVMHKSSILGKKAVLNCHHCGLIKEVPPFCPECGNAELGTIGQGTQQMEDYIQAQWPNAKVLRIDADSSKKSANAEGLFEQIHDGTADIIVGTQMIAKGHDYQNIGLVAVIDADSRLFSQDYRAAERLFAQLVQVAGRAGRASKEQDDAGEICIETRYPDLPVFRHVLGHDVDGFLGHIAAERKDALLPPYSFQALIHAEAKNISTAIQFLADIKKTVRREIDFPDGVRMYDPVPKSIVRVSSMERAQLVIESDSRKNLQQALTQLDQVLRRSSQGRISIGSRVRWLIERDPLLI; this is translated from the coding sequence ATGATATCCACAGACTTATCCACAGATCAGCAGCAGAGCGATACCAATAAAGTATCGCGGCATTGCTACGTGCAGGTGGTGCTGGATAAGCCTTTAGTTCAGGGCTTTGATTACATATGGGATGCAGATGAATTGGGCTGCATGCCCACAATAGGCCAGTTGGTTGAGGTGCCTTTTGGCAGGGCCAATACAGTCGCTATAGTAATAAAAGTAAGTAATCACTCAGATTATGAGCATTCTAAATTAAGGAAAGTAAGCCAACGGGCGCCCTTGCCCCCTTTGGACAGCAAGACCTTAGGCATGCTTAACTTTGCTAGCCAGTATTACTTCAGCACCTTAGGTGAAATTGCATTGCCATCCATACCGGCGTATTGGAAAAAACCCAAAAAATGGCAGGCACTTACACAGAAAGCAGATGATAACGAATTAAAGCCCGCAAAAAAGACCAGCAATAAAAAGGCGGCTGTAGAACAAAAGGCCGAAGTGCCCGAGCCCCCTTCCGGAATACAGAAAGACCAATTAAACGCAGAACAAACCAAAGCGCTTCACCACCTCATGGGCGATGCTAATGCCGAGCAGAAATATCGCGCCATCCTCTTGCAAGGTAAAACCGGCTCCGGAAAGACGGCCGTTTACCTGAACTGGATTAAGGCAGCGCTGCGAAGCGACGACGATCAAGCATTGATTTTGGTTCCAGAAATTAACCTCACGCCACAACTAGAAAAACGCATTGCAGAATTTTTCCCCGATAAGCGCATTGCAGTGATGCACAGTGGACTCACTGAAAAACGCCGTGGCATCGCATGGCAAGAAGCCGCCCTGGGCAAGGCGCAAATTATTTTAGGTACGCGATTGGCTGCACTTGCAGCAATACCAAATTTGAAGGCAATCGTGGTAGATGAAGAACATGATGCATCGTATAAACAGCAAGAGGGAACGCGCTATTCGGCCAGAGATCTCTGTGTGTGGCGAGCCCATCAATTAGCAATACCGGTAGTGTTGGCGTCGGCTACGCCATCATTGGAAACATGGCTTGCTGCTGAAGACGGACGCTATGAACGCATTCGGCTTGATACGCGCGCAGTGAGTTCAGTGATGCCAAAGGTAAAACTCGTGCGCTTGAATAAAACAGGCACAGCCAGTTCGCCGGGGAATCCACACCTCATATCATCCGAGGTACGCAATGCTGTTACACGGAACCTGCTGCAAAAAAAGCAAAGCCTGGTATTAATCAATCGACGCGGTTATGCGCCCATACTCAGTTGCTCTGCATGCAGTTGGTTATCGGGCTGCAGCAAATGCTCCTCCTATATGGTGATGCATAAGTCCAGTATCCTCGGTAAAAAAGCAGTATTGAACTGTCACCATTGCGGACTCATCAAAGAGGTGCCACCCTTTTGCCCAGAATGCGGCAACGCAGAGCTCGGCACCATTGGGCAAGGCACCCAACAGATGGAAGATTACATACAAGCCCAGTGGCCAAATGCAAAAGTCCTTCGAATCGATGCAGACTCCAGTAAGAAAAGTGCGAATGCCGAAGGCCTCTTTGAACAAATACATGACGGTACTGCCGACATCATTGTGGGCACCCAGATGATTGCCAAAGGCCATGATTATCAAAACATTGGTCTTGTTGCTGTGATCGATGCAGACAGTCGACTTTTCTCGCAGGACTATAGAGCGGCTGAGCGGTTGTTTGCACAGCTCGTGCAGGTTGCTGGGCGCGCTGGGCGTGCCAGCAAAGAGCAGGATGACGCAGGTGAGATCTGCATCGAAACGCGCTATCCCGATCTGCCCGTATTTCGTCACGTATTAGGGCATGACGTCGATGGATTTTTAGGGCACATTGCGGCTGAACGTAAAGATGCCCTATTGCCGCCCTATAGTTTTCAAGCGCTAATACACGCTGAAGCAAAAAACATCAGTACTGCAATTCAGTTTTTAGCGGACATTAAAAAAACCGTTCGTAGGGAGATAGATTTTCCAGATGGAGTTCGGATGTATGACCCGGTTCCAAAATCCATTGTGCGTGTCAGCAGCATGGAAAGAGCCCAGCTTGTAATTGAAAGCGATAGCCGAAAAAATCTACAGCAGGCATTAACGCAGCTCGATCAGGTATTGCGCAGATCATCGCAAGGACGCATCAGCATTGGTAGCCGAGTGCGCTGGTTAATTGAGCGCGACCCGCTCTTAATTTAA
- the atpD gene encoding F0F1 ATP synthase subunit beta produces the protein MSNGNIVQCIGPVVDIQFPRDSMPNIYDALTLVESGEKSFVEKGLTFEVQQQIGDGVVRAIAMGASDGLRRGMEVASTGKAISVPVGPATLGRIMDVLGRPIDDAGPIATQERRAIHQPAPKFDELSPSIDLLETGIKVIDLVCPFAKGGKVGLFGGAGVGKTVNMMELINNIAKQHSGLSVFAGVGERTREGNDFYHEMKESNVIDKVAMVFGQMNEPPGNRLRVALTGLTMAEAFRDEGRDILFFVDNIYRYTLAGTEVSALLGRMPSAVGYQPTLAEEMGKLQERITSTKTGSVTSIQAVYVPADDLTDPSPATTFLHLDSTVVLSRDIAALGIYPAVDPLDSTSRQLDPQVVGQEHYEVARGVQMTLQRYKELRDIIAILGMDELSPDDKLAVARARKIQRFLSQPFHVAEVFTGSPGKYVPLKETIRGFKMIVSGELDHLPEQAFYMVGSIDEAIEKAKKL, from the coding sequence ATGAGTAACGGAAATATCGTGCAGTGTATTGGTCCTGTAGTGGACATTCAGTTCCCGCGTGACAGCATGCCAAATATTTATGATGCCTTGACATTGGTCGAGAGCGGTGAAAAATCATTTGTTGAAAAAGGCTTGACCTTTGAAGTACAGCAACAAATTGGCGATGGTGTAGTACGCGCAATTGCCATGGGCGCAAGCGATGGCCTGCGTCGCGGCATGGAAGTGGCGTCAACAGGTAAGGCCATTTCTGTCCCTGTTGGCCCAGCAACACTCGGTCGCATTATGGATGTTTTAGGCCGTCCTATTGATGATGCCGGCCCTATTGCTACTCAAGAGCGCCGCGCAATTCACCAGCCAGCACCAAAGTTTGACGAATTATCACCATCGATTGATTTATTAGAAACCGGCATTAAGGTTATTGACTTAGTTTGTCCATTTGCCAAAGGCGGAAAAGTTGGTTTATTCGGTGGTGCGGGTGTGGGCAAAACCGTGAACATGATGGAGCTGATTAATAACATCGCAAAACAGCACTCCGGTTTATCCGTGTTTGCTGGTGTAGGTGAGCGTACCCGCGAAGGAAATGACTTTTATCACGAAATGAAAGAGTCCAATGTTATCGATAAGGTAGCAATGGTATTTGGTCAGATGAATGAGCCTCCTGGCAATCGTTTGCGCGTAGCTTTAACTGGCTTGACTATGGCCGAAGCCTTCCGCGATGAGGGTCGTGACATTCTCTTCTTCGTAGATAACATTTATCGCTACACCCTGGCTGGTACCGAGGTGTCGGCGCTATTGGGCCGTATGCCTTCCGCGGTGGGCTATCAGCCAACGCTTGCGGAAGAAATGGGTAAATTGCAAGAGCGCATTACATCGACCAAAACAGGTTCTGTCACATCGATTCAGGCCGTCTATGTTCCTGCTGATGACTTAACAGATCCATCCCCAGCAACAACCTTCTTGCATTTGGATTCCACCGTCGTGTTATCGCGCGACATTGCTGCTTTGGGTATTTATCCTGCGGTTGATCCGCTGGACTCCACTAGCCGCCAGCTTGACCCACAAGTTGTAGGTCAAGAGCACTATGAAGTAGCGCGGGGTGTACAAATGACATTGCAGCGCTATAAAGAGTTGCGTGACATTATTGCGATTTTGGGCATGGACGAATTGTCACCAGACGATAAGTTGGCCGTAGCCCGTGCCCGTAAGATTCAACGTTTCTTGTCCCAGCCCTTCCACGTGGCCGAGGTATTTACTGGATCACCAGGAAAGTACGTTCCACTGAAAGAGACCATTCGCGGCTTTAAGATGATTGTCAGTGGCGAGCTGGATCATTTGCCAGAGCAGGCATTCTATATGGTGGGCTCAATTGATGAGGCCATTGAGAAAGCCAAGAAGCTTTAA